Proteins from a single region of Verrucosispora sp. NA02020:
- a CDS encoding NADH-quinone oxidoreductase subunit J: protein MTGVDALLLALGAVAVGSGVLVVATSHLVRAGLYLVVCLGALAGMYLVLSAEMVAWVQVLIYVGAVVVLLLFAVMLTRAPIGASDDLDRPGWPAALIGGGVGLGLSALLVDAYRWTAVELPGPGNAERIGEQVFGSWVLPFEVLSVLLLSALVGAIVLSRPDIGRAPRDRESASGGGVSEGRSR from the coding sequence GTGACCGGCGTGGACGCCCTGCTGCTCGCCCTCGGTGCGGTGGCGGTCGGGTCGGGGGTGCTGGTGGTGGCGACCAGCCATCTGGTCCGGGCCGGGCTCTATCTGGTGGTCTGCCTCGGCGCGCTGGCCGGGATGTACCTGGTGCTCTCCGCCGAGATGGTGGCCTGGGTGCAGGTGCTGATCTACGTCGGCGCGGTGGTGGTGCTGCTGCTGTTCGCGGTGATGCTGACCCGGGCACCGATCGGCGCCTCGGACGACCTGGACCGGCCCGGCTGGCCGGCCGCGCTGATCGGCGGTGGCGTCGGGCTCGGGCTGTCGGCCCTGCTCGTCGACGCGTACCGCTGGACCGCCGTGGAACTGCCCGGGCCGGGCAACGCCGAGCGCATCGGTGAGCAGGTCTTCGGAAGCTGGGTGCTGCCGTTCGAGGTGCTCTCCGTACTGCTGCTCTCGGCGTTGGTCGGTGCGATCGTGCTGTCCCGGCCGGACATCGGTCGGGCACCGCGTGACAGGGAATCGGCGTCCGGGGGCGGCGTGTCGGAGGGGCGGTCGCGGTGA
- a CDS encoding glutathione S-transferase family protein, translating into MGAGGTNSGGKYVEQGEFNRDQNYITTRITVDGRDGYPVEAGRYRLAVSRACPWANRLIIVRRLLGLEDAISMAVAGPTHDARSWTFDLDPDGRDPVLGIERLQQAYFARYPDYPRGITVPAMVDVATGQVVTNDYSRMSLDLSTEWTAHHRQGAPQLYPEHLRDEIDEVNALVFSDVNNGVYRCGFAGSQEGYEKAYHRLFDRIDWLSERLAGQRYLVGDTITEADVRLFTTLVRFDPVYHGHFKCNRQKLSEMPVLWAYARDLFTTPGFGDTIDFDHIKRHYYEVHRDINPTGVVPLGPDLSNWLTPHDREALGGRPFGDGTPPPPPPPAERVDPAHTPLR; encoded by the coding sequence ATGGGCGCGGGCGGTACGAACAGCGGCGGGAAGTACGTCGAGCAGGGCGAGTTCAACCGGGACCAGAACTACATCACCACCCGGATCACGGTCGACGGCCGGGACGGCTACCCGGTCGAGGCGGGTCGGTACCGGTTGGCGGTGAGTCGGGCCTGCCCCTGGGCAAACCGGCTGATCATCGTCCGGCGGCTGTTGGGGCTGGAGGACGCCATCTCGATGGCCGTCGCCGGGCCCACCCACGACGCCCGGAGCTGGACCTTCGACCTCGACCCGGACGGGCGTGACCCGGTGCTCGGCATCGAGCGGCTCCAGCAGGCGTACTTCGCCCGCTACCCGGACTACCCGCGCGGCATCACCGTGCCGGCCATGGTCGACGTGGCCACCGGGCAGGTGGTGACCAACGACTACAGCCGGATGAGCCTGGACCTCTCCACCGAGTGGACCGCACACCACCGCCAGGGCGCGCCGCAGCTCTACCCCGAGCACCTGCGCGACGAGATCGACGAGGTCAACGCGCTGGTCTTCAGCGACGTCAACAACGGCGTGTACCGCTGTGGCTTCGCCGGCAGCCAGGAGGGCTACGAGAAGGCGTACCACCGGTTGTTCGACCGGATCGACTGGCTCAGCGAGCGCCTGGCCGGGCAGCGGTACCTGGTCGGCGACACCATCACCGAGGCCGACGTACGGCTGTTCACCACGCTGGTCCGCTTCGACCCGGTGTACCACGGGCACTTCAAGTGCAACCGGCAGAAGCTGAGCGAGATGCCGGTGCTGTGGGCGTACGCGCGGGACCTGTTCACCACGCCCGGCTTCGGCGACACGATCGACTTCGACCACATCAAGCGGCACTACTACGAGGTGCACCGGGACATCAACCCGACCGGGGTGGTGCCGCTCGGCCCCGACCTGTCGAACTGGCTCACCCCGCACGACCGGGAGGCGCTGGGCGGTCGCCCGTTCGGCGACGGCACTCCCCCGCCACCCCCGCCGCCCGCC
- a CDS encoding NADH-quinone oxidoreductase subunit I — translation MLRMSERSESAGVPGSGLVKGLAVTLKTMTKRSTTQQYPDVAPDLPPRSRGVIALMEENCTVCMLCARECPDWCIYIDSHKEEVAVPGAARPRQRNVLDRFDIDFSLCMYCGICIEVCPFDALHWSPEFEYSEYDIKDLLHDKEHLGEWVATVPPPPAHDPQGEPAKEETAAARKAAVPAASAARPTAPAVRPERRPAARPPAAEPGAAGAGTPETDAGEGTPA, via the coding sequence ATGTTGCGCATGAGCGAGCGAAGCGAGTCGGCCGGCGTACCCGGCAGCGGCCTGGTGAAGGGGCTGGCGGTCACGCTCAAGACGATGACGAAGCGCTCCACCACCCAGCAGTACCCGGACGTCGCGCCCGACCTGCCGCCCCGCTCGCGCGGGGTGATCGCGCTGATGGAGGAGAACTGCACGGTCTGCATGCTCTGCGCCCGCGAGTGTCCGGACTGGTGCATCTACATCGACTCGCACAAGGAGGAGGTGGCGGTGCCCGGCGCGGCCCGGCCCCGCCAGCGCAACGTCCTCGACCGGTTCGACATCGACTTCTCGCTCTGCATGTACTGCGGCATCTGCATCGAGGTCTGCCCCTTCGACGCGCTCCACTGGTCGCCGGAGTTCGAGTACTCCGAGTACGACATCAAGGACCTGCTGCACGACAAGGAGCACCTGGGCGAGTGGGTGGCGACCGTGCCGCCGCCGCCCGCGCACGACCCGCAGGGTGAGCCGGCCAAGGAGGAGACCGCCGCCGCGCGCAAGGCCGCGGTTCCCGCCGCGTCCGCCGCCCGGCCGACCGCCCCGGCGGTACGCCCCGAGCGCCGCCCCGCCGCCCGCCCACCCGCCGCCGAGCCCGGCGCCGCAGGTGCGGGTACGCCCGAGACCGATGCCGGGGAAGGCACTCCCGCGTGA
- the nuoK gene encoding NADH-quinone oxidoreductase subunit NuoK — MRPVIPYVTAALLFGLGVYGVLRRRNAVLVLMAVELMLNAVNLILVTADTTAKALLPHGGQVFALFVIVLAAAEIGVGLAIVLQLYRMRASVAVDEIPLAERPADEPTPVVAGPAGDVVAEGER, encoded by the coding sequence GTGAGACCGGTCATCCCGTACGTCACCGCCGCCCTGCTGTTCGGCCTCGGCGTCTACGGCGTCCTGCGGCGGCGTAACGCGGTGCTGGTGCTGATGGCCGTGGAGCTGATGCTCAACGCGGTGAACCTGATCCTGGTCACCGCCGACACCACGGCCAAGGCGCTGCTGCCGCACGGCGGGCAGGTCTTCGCCCTCTTCGTGATCGTGCTGGCCGCCGCCGAGATCGGGGTGGGGCTGGCGATCGTGCTCCAGCTCTATCGGATGCGGGCCAGCGTGGCGGTGGACGAGATCCCGCTGGCCGAGCGCCCGGCCGACGAGCCGACGCCGGTCGTCGCCGGTCCGGCCGGTGACGTGGTCGCGGAGGGGGAGCGGTGA